A section of the Marinoscillum sp. 108 genome encodes:
- a CDS encoding DNA replication/repair protein RecF — protein MKLNSLKLSQFKNYQEVKISFSEGINCILGKNGMGKTNLLDAIHYLSMTRSALNSIDQQNISHGEKYFAINSEFTLQDKPVVINCYFEQGKKKVFKVDGKEMEKLSEHIGNVPSVLILPDDTEIIKEGSEVRRKFFDSVISQHDRAYLELLMNMQRLLKQRNSFLKSNDGNLKINHNLINVYDEALLPIFRSIVEKRTAFIEHFSPFFSENYALIFEGEEIPDITYKSEVTEDHFEESYKKGLQKDIILQRTNKGAHKDDYAFKLNERPIKKFGSQGQQKSFIIALKLAEYDYLKAQKGFEPLLLLDDIFDKLDDDRIERLITLLTDSERFSQIFMTDARAERSRAFFKDHDDRISFYDISNGAIL, from the coding sequence ATGAAGCTCAATAGCCTCAAACTCTCTCAATTTAAGAATTACCAGGAGGTGAAAATCAGCTTTTCTGAAGGAATTAACTGTATTTTGGGTAAAAATGGGATGGGAAAAACCAATCTGCTGGATGCCATACACTACCTCTCTATGACCCGCAGTGCGCTCAATAGCATTGACCAGCAGAATATTTCGCATGGAGAAAAATACTTTGCCATCAATAGTGAGTTCACCTTACAAGACAAACCGGTGGTGATCAACTGCTACTTTGAGCAAGGAAAGAAAAAGGTCTTCAAAGTAGATGGCAAGGAAATGGAGAAACTTAGCGAGCACATCGGGAATGTGCCAAGTGTACTCATTTTGCCAGACGACACAGAGATCATCAAAGAAGGGAGTGAGGTACGAAGAAAATTTTTTGACAGTGTGATCTCCCAGCACGATCGGGCATACCTGGAGTTGCTCATGAACATGCAGCGATTGCTCAAGCAGCGAAATAGTTTCCTGAAAAGCAATGATGGCAATCTCAAAATCAATCACAACCTGATCAATGTCTACGACGAAGCGCTCCTGCCCATCTTTAGATCAATAGTGGAAAAACGAACTGCTTTCATCGAGCATTTTTCTCCATTTTTTTCAGAGAATTACGCACTGATCTTCGAAGGTGAAGAAATCCCTGACATCACCTACAAGTCTGAAGTGACTGAGGATCATTTTGAGGAGAGTTATAAAAAGGGTTTGCAGAAAGACATAATCCTGCAACGAACCAATAAAGGTGCCCATAAGGATGATTATGCATTCAAATTGAATGAGCGCCCCATCAAAAAATTTGGCTCTCAGGGTCAGCAAAAGTCATTTATCATAGCCCTGAAACTGGCAGAATACGATTACCTGAAAGCCCAAAAAGGATTTGAGCCTCTGCTCCTCCTGGATGATATTTTTGACAAACTGGACGATGACAGGATAGAGCGTTTGATTACCTTGCTCACTGATTCGGAGCGTTTTTCACAAATCTTCATGACGGATGCACGAGCGGAGCGCTCTCGGGCGTTTTTCAAGGATCATGATGACCGAATTTCATTTTACGACATTTCCAACGGAGCTATTCTATGA
- a CDS encoding DUF6048 family protein, whose translation MVERHRRNGGWSLAPTLKMVAVILGCTLFSVTTLFAQGPAGGQRPQPSGKTQKTNNQLPKEPRDFRPSMLKLSVDAVPVGISLFGANRSGSGYQALIDFDQFFFAAEYGTQKTSRGESYRYKNEGSYFSFGPEVNFLKNNAKGNSLTFGLRYGQAQFSDQLSYFKTGGFFGDLQVEDANPDLKARWMELTVGLNANVWSNLYLGYTIRYKVLRQVDNIGTMAPYDVPGFGLYEDNTGVQFNFYVGWAIPLREKYPDEAALED comes from the coding sequence ATGGTAGAGAGACACAGAAGAAATGGTGGATGGAGTCTGGCGCCCACATTGAAAATGGTCGCTGTGATCCTTGGGTGCACTTTGTTTTCTGTCACCACCCTGTTTGCACAGGGTCCGGCCGGGGGTCAGCGCCCGCAGCCTTCGGGTAAAACCCAGAAGACCAACAATCAGCTTCCCAAAGAGCCTCGAGACTTCAGGCCTTCCATGCTCAAGCTGAGTGTGGATGCCGTTCCCGTAGGGATCTCTCTTTTTGGTGCCAATAGAAGTGGCTCGGGTTATCAGGCACTCATCGATTTTGATCAATTTTTCTTCGCGGCAGAGTATGGCACCCAGAAGACCAGCAGAGGAGAGAGCTACCGCTACAAAAATGAAGGATCATATTTCAGTTTTGGTCCGGAGGTCAATTTTTTGAAAAACAATGCCAAAGGCAATTCACTCACCTTTGGTCTCAGATATGGCCAGGCGCAGTTTAGCGACCAACTTTCTTATTTTAAAACTGGTGGATTCTTTGGAGACCTGCAGGTGGAAGATGCCAACCCGGACCTGAAAGCCCGATGGATGGAACTGACCGTAGGCCTCAATGCCAATGTCTGGAGTAACCTCTATTTGGGCTACACCATCCGGTATAAGGTGCTGAGGCAGGTGGATAATATTGGCACCATGGCACCCTACGATGTGCCGGGCTTTGGTTTGTATGAGGACAACACCGGCGTACAGTTTAATTTTTATGTGGGCTGGGCCATTCCTCTGAGAGAGAAGTATCCTGACGAGGCGGCGCTGGAAGATTAG
- the rimO gene encoding 30S ribosomal protein S12 methylthiotransferase RimO — protein sequence MKTKGLKKDKVNIVTLGCSKNLVDSEVMLTQLKGNSINASHESVKDDANIVIINTCGFIDNAKQESIDTILRYVDAKEEGMVEKVYVTGCLSQRYRDDLQNEIPEVDAWFGTMELPLLLKKFNADYKHELIGERITTTDRHYAYLKISEGCDRPCSFCAIPIMRGKHVSKPIEQIIKEAESLVRNGTKEILLIAQDSTYYGLDIYKKRNLAELLDKLADVEGLEWIRLHYAFPTGFPEDVLDVMARRSNICKYLDIPLQHGSTEMLKIMRRGTTREKTEQLLKTIREKVPGIAIRTTLIAGHPGETEAEFEDMLDFVEKSRFERLGIFPYSHEDNTHAYTMEDNVPENVKLERAERVMELQESISEEINSQKVGKTLRVLIDRKEGGQFIGRTEHDSPEVDNEVLIDASEHYLRIGDFANILIEKATAFDLYGKPVN from the coding sequence GTGAAGACTAAAGGACTAAAGAAAGATAAGGTAAACATTGTCACATTGGGATGCTCCAAAAATCTGGTGGATTCAGAGGTGATGCTTACTCAGCTGAAAGGCAACAGTATCAATGCCTCCCATGAGTCGGTGAAGGATGACGCCAACATCGTGATCATCAACACCTGTGGGTTCATAGATAATGCCAAACAGGAATCCATAGACACCATCCTGCGTTATGTAGATGCCAAAGAAGAGGGGATGGTGGAGAAGGTCTATGTGACGGGCTGTCTTTCTCAGCGTTACAGGGATGACCTTCAAAACGAAATTCCAGAGGTAGATGCCTGGTTTGGCACCATGGAGCTACCACTCCTGCTGAAAAAATTCAATGCCGACTATAAGCACGAGCTCATTGGTGAGCGAATCACCACCACAGACCGACACTATGCGTACCTCAAAATTTCTGAGGGATGTGATCGCCCCTGCAGCTTTTGCGCTATTCCCATCATGCGTGGCAAGCACGTTTCCAAACCCATCGAGCAGATTATCAAGGAAGCTGAGTCGCTGGTGAGAAATGGCACCAAAGAGATCCTCCTCATCGCGCAGGACTCTACTTATTATGGCCTGGACATTTACAAAAAAAGAAACCTGGCCGAGCTACTGGACAAACTCGCTGATGTGGAAGGTCTGGAGTGGATCCGCCTTCACTATGCGTTCCCTACCGGATTTCCGGAAGATGTACTGGACGTAATGGCCAGACGAAGCAACATCTGCAAATACCTGGATATCCCACTGCAACACGGCAGCACAGAAATGCTCAAAATCATGCGACGCGGTACCACCCGTGAGAAAACTGAGCAGCTCCTCAAGACCATTAGGGAAAAAGTACCGGGTATTGCCATCCGGACGACATTAATAGCAGGTCACCCTGGAGAAACCGAAGCAGAATTTGAGGATATGCTGGATTTTGTTGAAAAATCACGATTTGAGCGTCTGGGGATATTCCCTTATTCGCACGAGGACAACACCCATGCGTACACCATGGAAGACAACGTGCCAGAAAATGTAAAACTTGAACGCGCCGAGCGCGTTATGGAGTTACAAGAATCTATTTCTGAGGAGATCAATAGTCAAAAAGTGGGCAAAACGCTCCGGGTACTTATCGACAGAAAAGAAGGTGGTCAGTTTATCGGCCGCACCGAGCATGACTCCCCGGAAGTAGACAATGAAGTGCTGATCGATGCCAGCGAGCATTATCTGAGAATTGGTGATTTTGCCAACATTCTCATCGAAAAAGCTACCGCATTTGATCTCTACGGAAAACCGGTAAACTAA
- a CDS encoding DUF721 domain-containing protein, translating to MTKDNSHTFTSAFRKFLTHEKLDVRYREKLLVESWETIMGKPIASRTTSLFLKERILFVKFSSAPLKQEMLNNKERVKSLIEKDFGDLVDDIRFL from the coding sequence ATGACCAAAGACAACTCTCATACATTTACCAGTGCCTTCAGGAAGTTCCTCACCCATGAGAAACTGGATGTGCGCTATCGGGAGAAATTACTTGTAGAATCCTGGGAAACCATCATGGGTAAGCCCATTGCTTCCCGAACTACCAGCTTGTTTTTAAAGGAGCGGATTTTGTTTGTGAAGTTTTCTTCGGCACCCCTCAAGCAGGAAATGCTGAACAACAAAGAGCGGGTAAAAAGCCTGATCGAAAAGGATTTTGGTGATCTGGTGGACGATATTCGTTTTCTCTAA
- a CDS encoding 5-formyltetrahydrofolate cyclo-ligase — protein sequence MANEKAQIRRGVLHNRRLLVSEVFSKRNMEVTMAASQLISQKGARCVHSFLPITRNKEVNTWPLIALLSRVKTEVVVSATDFARQTMSHFVYTRDLLFEDDPFGIPTPIGGTPANLDKIELVLIPLLAADKQGNRIGYGKGYYDRLLTEMAPDVLKVGLTLGPLFDRFDFAEAHDIRLDYCITPQQTLKCHE from the coding sequence ATGGCCAATGAGAAAGCACAAATAAGAAGAGGCGTACTGCACAACAGACGCTTGCTGGTTTCGGAGGTTTTTTCCAAAAGAAACATGGAGGTGACCATGGCCGCCTCACAGCTCATTTCCCAAAAAGGCGCTCGATGTGTTCATAGCTTTCTGCCCATCACCCGTAACAAAGAGGTCAACACCTGGCCACTTATCGCATTGCTTTCCAGAGTAAAAACCGAGGTAGTGGTCTCCGCTACAGATTTTGCCCGGCAAACAATGAGTCATTTTGTCTATACCCGTGACCTGTTGTTTGAAGACGATCCTTTTGGCATTCCCACACCCATAGGTGGCACACCCGCCAACCTGGATAAGATAGAGCTGGTACTGATCCCTTTACTAGCCGCCGACAAGCAGGGCAACCGAATCGGGTACGGAAAAGGGTATTATGACCGCCTGTTAACAGAAATGGCACCCGATGTGTTAAAGGTTGGACTTACTTTGGGGCCACTGTTTGATCGCTTCGATTTTGCGGAAGCACACGACATTCGCCTGGATTACTGCATCACCCCCCAACAAACTTTAAAATGCCATGAGTGA
- the ribH gene encoding 6,7-dimethyl-8-ribityllumazine synthase, with product MATALKNLSDNKTSGIRDISGAKFGIVVSEWNEEVTEALYSGAFETLMALGATREHIERMNVPGSFELSLGAQWMAKRNDIDAVITLGCVIQGETRHFDFICQACANGITEVGLKYDKPVIFGVLTTETQKQAMDRAGGRHGNKGDEAAATAVKMLSVK from the coding sequence ATGGCTACAGCTTTAAAAAATCTCAGCGACAATAAAACTTCAGGGATCAGGGATATCTCCGGAGCGAAGTTTGGTATAGTGGTTTCAGAGTGGAATGAAGAGGTCACCGAGGCCCTGTATTCCGGAGCATTCGAAACCCTCATGGCACTGGGCGCTACCCGTGAGCACATAGAACGTATGAACGTGCCTGGAAGCTTCGAGCTCAGTCTGGGAGCTCAGTGGATGGCCAAAAGAAACGATATTGATGCAGTGATCACCCTTGGCTGTGTCATTCAAGGTGAAACCCGACACTTTGATTTTATCTGTCAGGCATGTGCCAATGGCATTACCGAAGTGGGCCTCAAATATGACAAGCCTGTGATCTTCGGTGTACTGACCACAGAAACCCAAAAACAAGCCATGGACCGTGCCGGAGGCCGACATGGAAATAAAGGAGATGAAGCCGCTGCCACAGCGGTGAAAATGTTGAGTGTTAAATAA
- a CDS encoding aspartate kinase, whose amino-acid sequence MKVLKFGGTSVGSPERMQEVAEIITGVSGKKIVVLSAVSGTTNILVSIGEFCANDQREEAIAVAQDLRQKYYDFVRKLFPKEDFASQNTAFVDEIFDNIEQLAHQKYSDQVAKMLVAQGEILSTRFFTDYLKMTGKRCEMIMAQDFMTLDKEAEPDLKTTKVKLDHLLAGQKENIIITQGYIARSAAGGIDNLRRGGSDYSATIIGAILGAEEVQIWTDIDGMHNNDPRIIKTTHPIARLSFEEASELAYFGAKVLHPHCIVPAQMHEVPVRIKNTMDPAAHGTLISAEQEPEAVKAIAAKDHITAIKIKSSRMVMAYGFLKKVFEVFEKYKTPIDMITTSEIAVSLTIDNSEFLKEIKAEISKYGTVEIDKNQTIICIVGDLIAERKGVGSAIFNALDEVPLRMISYGGSRNNISLLVAEEYKKEALIKLHEALF is encoded by the coding sequence ATGAAAGTTTTAAAGTTTGGCGGGACCTCAGTAGGCTCCCCGGAGAGAATGCAAGAGGTTGCAGAGATCATCACAGGGGTTTCTGGTAAGAAAATCGTGGTGCTGTCTGCGGTATCCGGTACTACCAATATTCTGGTTTCCATAGGCGAGTTCTGTGCCAATGATCAACGCGAAGAAGCCATCGCCGTGGCTCAGGATCTGAGACAGAAGTATTATGATTTTGTAAGGAAGTTGTTTCCAAAGGAAGACTTTGCTTCCCAAAATACTGCTTTTGTAGACGAGATTTTTGACAACATTGAGCAACTGGCCCATCAGAAATATTCTGATCAGGTAGCGAAGATGTTGGTGGCCCAGGGAGAGATACTTTCCACAAGGTTTTTCACCGACTACCTCAAAATGACAGGTAAACGTTGTGAGATGATCATGGCGCAGGATTTTATGACCCTGGACAAAGAAGCCGAACCGGATCTGAAAACCACCAAGGTCAAATTGGATCACCTACTGGCAGGTCAAAAGGAAAACATCATTATCACACAGGGCTATATCGCCCGGAGTGCAGCCGGAGGAATAGACAACTTGAGAAGAGGCGGTAGTGATTATTCAGCAACCATTATCGGTGCCATTTTGGGAGCAGAAGAGGTTCAGATCTGGACGGATATCGACGGGATGCACAATAATGATCCCCGGATCATCAAGACCACTCATCCCATTGCCCGATTAAGTTTCGAGGAGGCCAGTGAGTTGGCTTATTTTGGTGCCAAAGTGCTGCACCCACATTGTATTGTCCCTGCTCAGATGCACGAGGTGCCCGTGCGAATTAAAAACACCATGGATCCGGCTGCTCATGGCACGCTGATCTCGGCGGAGCAGGAGCCAGAGGCTGTGAAGGCCATTGCTGCCAAGGACCACATCACGGCCATCAAAATCAAATCGAGCCGAATGGTAATGGCTTACGGTTTCCTGAAGAAAGTCTTCGAGGTTTTCGAAAAGTACAAGACACCGATAGACATGATCACTACTTCAGAGATAGCCGTGTCACTCACCATTGACAATTCGGAATTCCTTAAAGAGATCAAAGCGGAGATTTCTAAATATGGTACCGTGGAGATTGATAAGAATCAGACGATCATCTGCATCGTAGGTGACCTCATTGCTGAACGCAAAGGGGTGGGCAGTGCCATTTTCAATGCATTGGATGAAGTACCACTCAGAATGATCTCATACGGAGGAAGCCGAAACAATATTTCATTGCTGGTAGCTGAGGAGTATAAGAAAGAAGCACTAATCAAACTTCACGAAGCCTTGTTTTAA
- a CDS encoding YpdA family putative bacillithiol disulfide reductase, with the protein MSENTDVLIIGAGPIGLACGIAAQDAGLSHTIIDKGCLVNSIYNYPHNMTFFSTSDRLEIGRVPFISHNPKPTRPEALEYYRRVATSRQLNTRLYENVLEVKKDKEIFHVNTSKQSYSARAIIIATGFYDLPYLLNIPGEDLPKVKHYYDEPHPYFDMRVAVVGAANSSVDVALETFRKGAKEVVMVVREKEINPRVKYWVRPDIENRINEGSIKAYFESQITRIEEKSIDVQTPEGDITLPNDFVLAMTGYQPDFTFLKKVGINIGTDEYMTPEYDEHTMETNVENVYLAGVICGGLKTNAWFIENSRVHADMIVNDLRTKIR; encoded by the coding sequence ATGAGTGAAAACACGGATGTATTGATCATAGGGGCTGGGCCTATTGGGTTGGCCTGCGGGATAGCGGCGCAAGACGCTGGGTTGAGTCACACCATTATAGATAAAGGGTGCCTGGTCAACTCTATCTATAACTATCCACACAACATGACCTTCTTTTCCACTTCAGATCGGTTGGAAATCGGTCGTGTGCCCTTCATCTCTCACAACCCTAAGCCTACGCGTCCTGAAGCCCTGGAGTATTACCGAAGAGTGGCCACTTCGCGTCAGCTCAACACCCGGCTGTATGAAAATGTCCTGGAAGTGAAAAAGGACAAAGAAATTTTCCATGTGAACACCTCCAAACAGAGCTATTCGGCCAGAGCCATCATCATCGCCACAGGATTTTACGACTTACCCTATTTGCTCAACATTCCCGGCGAGGACCTCCCCAAAGTAAAACACTATTATGACGAGCCACACCCCTACTTTGACATGCGGGTGGCGGTGGTTGGGGCCGCCAATTCGTCGGTAGACGTGGCATTAGAAACTTTTCGAAAAGGGGCCAAAGAAGTGGTCATGGTGGTGCGTGAAAAAGAAATCAACCCCCGCGTAAAATACTGGGTACGCCCCGACATTGAGAACCGAATTAATGAAGGGTCCATCAAAGCCTATTTTGAGTCTCAAATCACGAGAATAGAGGAGAAATCCATCGATGTGCAAACTCCGGAAGGAGACATTACCCTGCCAAATGATTTTGTCCTGGCCATGACCGGATATCAGCCTGACTTTACTTTCCTGAAAAAGGTGGGGATCAACATTGGCACGGATGAATATATGACCCCCGAGTACGATGAGCACACCATGGAAACCAACGTGGAAAACGTCTATCTGGCAGGTGTGATCTGTGGTGGGCTGAAAACCAATGCATGGTTTATAGAAAACTCCCGGGTGCATGCAGACATGATTGTGAATGACCTGCGCACCAAGATTCGCTGA
- a CDS encoding tol-pal system YbgF family protein, translating to MAKTKTKKEEGIEFLEDPDVLASKAEEFFNSKRNKTLVFGVGGVLAALVAVFLIYRFYITNQNLEAQEEMFQAVYYFEADSLGKALNGDGINYGFLDIIEDYSGTDAANLSSFYAGATYLKMGDYSSALRYLSDFSSGDYLVQARAYSLMGDAHMELEDYSSASSAYQKAANYKSNEQYSPIYLQKAAIAQENNGDFAAAAKSYGKIVDEFPNSSLVQEAKKQKARLQGLAAN from the coding sequence ATGGCTAAAACTAAAACCAAGAAGGAAGAGGGGATTGAATTCCTGGAAGATCCTGATGTACTGGCGAGCAAGGCTGAAGAATTTTTTAACAGCAAGAGGAATAAAACCCTTGTTTTTGGTGTAGGAGGAGTGTTGGCCGCTTTAGTGGCTGTATTTCTTATTTACAGGTTCTATATCACCAACCAAAACCTGGAAGCTCAGGAAGAAATGTTCCAGGCGGTTTATTATTTCGAAGCGGATAGCCTGGGCAAAGCGCTCAATGGGGATGGGATCAACTACGGTTTCCTTGACATCATTGAAGACTATTCGGGCACCGATGCTGCGAATCTTTCCAGCTTTTATGCCGGCGCTACTTATTTGAAAATGGGAGATTACTCTTCAGCGCTCCGATATCTTTCGGATTTCAGCAGTGGCGACTACCTGGTGCAGGCCAGAGCGTATTCACTGATGGGTGATGCTCACATGGAGTTGGAAGATTATTCGTCTGCATCCTCCGCTTATCAGAAGGCAGCCAATTATAAATCAAACGAGCAGTATTCTCCGATATACCTGCAGAAAGCAGCTATCGCACAGGAAAACAATGGCGACTTTGCCGCTGCGGCTAAGTCTTATGGCAAGATTGTGGATGAGTTTCCTAATTCATCATTGGTGCAGGAAGCGAAGAAACAGAAGGCCAGATTACAGGGACTGGCTGCCAATTAA
- the pdhA gene encoding pyruvate dehydrogenase (acetyl-transferring) E1 component subunit alpha, with the protein MAAKSKSKKEEFSKEQYMEWFESMQFMRRFEEKSGQLYGQQKIRGFCHLYIGQEACMAGAVSALQKGDKYITAYRDHAHPIALGSDPRTIMAELYGKATGISKGKGGSMHMFDKENGFFGGHGIVGAQVPLGAGIAFAEKYNGTDNLCMTFMGDGAVRQGAFHEALNIAMTMKLPVIFVIENNGYAMGTSVQRTSNVTELYKLGEAYDMPSSAVDAMSVEAVHHAVAEAAERARKGNGPTLLEFRTYRYKGHSMSDPAKYRTKEELEEYKKKDPIEQVRDVILKRKYATEADLKEIDNNIKERVQECVDFAENSEFPDPSEAYTDVYAEDNYPFIMD; encoded by the coding sequence ATGGCAGCCAAATCAAAGTCAAAAAAGGAAGAATTCAGTAAGGAACAATACATGGAGTGGTTTGAGTCTATGCAGTTTATGCGAAGATTCGAAGAGAAGTCGGGCCAGTTATACGGGCAGCAAAAAATCCGTGGGTTCTGTCATTTATACATTGGTCAGGAGGCTTGTATGGCTGGAGCAGTGTCTGCTTTGCAAAAAGGGGACAAATACATCACCGCTTACAGAGACCATGCCCACCCAATTGCATTGGGAAGTGACCCCCGTACCATCATGGCTGAGCTTTATGGAAAAGCTACCGGTATTTCCAAAGGGAAGGGCGGTTCTATGCACATGTTTGACAAAGAGAATGGCTTTTTTGGAGGACATGGTATTGTAGGTGCTCAGGTTCCGCTAGGGGCAGGTATCGCTTTTGCTGAAAAATACAATGGTACAGATAACCTCTGCATGACCTTCATGGGAGATGGGGCTGTACGTCAGGGAGCGTTTCACGAGGCGCTTAACATCGCCATGACCATGAAGCTTCCCGTGATTTTTGTGATAGAAAACAATGGCTATGCCATGGGGACTTCAGTACAAAGAACCTCCAACGTAACCGAACTCTATAAATTGGGCGAAGCCTATGATATGCCATCCAGTGCGGTGGACGCAATGTCTGTAGAAGCTGTGCACCACGCGGTAGCAGAGGCTGCAGAGCGGGCCAGAAAAGGAAATGGTCCTACGCTCCTCGAGTTTAGAACCTACCGATACAAAGGACACTCCATGTCTGACCCGGCCAAGTACCGAACCAAGGAAGAACTGGAGGAATACAAGAAGAAAGACCCGATCGAGCAAGTGCGGGACGTTATCCTCAAAAGGAAATATGCTACTGAAGCTGACCTGAAAGAGATCGATAACAACATCAAAGAAAGGGTGCAAGAATGCGTGGATTTTGCAGAAAACTCCGAATTTCCGGATCCGTCTGAGGCTTATACCGATGTGTATGCTGAAGATAATTATCCATTTATAATGGATTAA
- the bshC gene encoding bacillithiol biosynthesis cysteine-adding enzyme BshC, which produces MKLEQVNLEETECFSSIFIDYIQQKEALKPFYDTFPTVPNFQSLIEKRQLPMSHRTTLVSLLAEQYGPLPHSEAVEFNIHSLTNQKTFTVTTGHQLNIFTGPLYFIYKIVTVINACKQLKAAYPDYHFVPVYWMATEDHDLAEINHFNLFGKKYEWSTAQTGPVGKMKPHSLNELIDSLPEAVPLFEKAYLDHDRLADAVRFYVNELFGDQGLIVVDADHKNLKHLFAPVIKKELFENTSNELVNATSQRLDAAGYKNQAFSREINFFYMENGLRERIVREGEQFKVLNTDKVFSEPEMIELIEKHPEHFSPNVIMRPLYQEVILPNLAYVGGPAEIAYWLQLKDVFDHHEVFFPALMPRVFGLIVNKANEKKVQKLKLSGKQLFQSAHKLKEMYLQKHGENGYELNDERKVMNMVFNRIKSKAEEIDGSLTGFIGAEGAKTFKTLENIAKRLKKAEEQNNETAMSQIDNIKEKLFPGNGLQERHDNFLNFYLNNPGFIPELLEKFDAFSYRFHILHDV; this is translated from the coding sequence ATGAAATTAGAGCAAGTCAATCTGGAAGAAACAGAGTGTTTTTCCTCAATCTTTATTGATTACATTCAGCAAAAAGAGGCCCTGAAGCCTTTTTACGACACCTTCCCCACTGTCCCAAACTTCCAATCACTGATAGAAAAGAGGCAACTGCCCATGAGTCATCGCACCACTTTGGTGTCGCTTTTGGCAGAGCAGTATGGACCTCTTCCGCACTCAGAGGCAGTGGAGTTCAACATTCACAGCCTCACCAACCAGAAAACATTTACCGTCACCACAGGCCATCAGCTGAATATCTTCACGGGTCCGCTGTACTTCATTTACAAGATTGTGACGGTGATCAACGCCTGCAAGCAACTAAAAGCAGCCTATCCTGATTATCATTTTGTGCCCGTGTACTGGATGGCCACAGAAGATCACGACCTGGCCGAAATCAATCATTTCAACCTCTTTGGTAAAAAATATGAATGGAGCACCGCACAAACGGGCCCGGTGGGTAAAATGAAGCCCCATTCTCTCAATGAACTTATCGACTCCTTGCCTGAGGCCGTTCCGCTCTTCGAAAAGGCCTATCTGGATCACGACCGACTGGCCGATGCTGTACGGTTTTATGTCAATGAACTCTTTGGGGATCAGGGGTTGATCGTGGTGGATGCAGATCACAAAAATTTGAAACACCTTTTTGCGCCTGTGATCAAAAAGGAATTGTTTGAGAACACCTCCAATGAACTGGTGAATGCCACCTCACAAAGGCTGGATGCTGCCGGGTATAAAAACCAGGCCTTTTCCCGTGAAATCAACTTCTTCTACATGGAAAACGGACTCCGGGAACGTATCGTGCGTGAAGGTGAGCAGTTCAAAGTCCTGAATACAGACAAAGTCTTTTCTGAACCGGAAATGATCGAATTGATTGAAAAGCATCCTGAGCATTTCAGTCCTAATGTAATCATGCGTCCCTTGTATCAGGAGGTGATTTTACCCAACCTGGCCTATGTGGGAGGCCCCGCGGAAATCGCCTATTGGCTACAACTCAAAGACGTTTTCGACCATCACGAGGTGTTTTTCCCCGCACTGATGCCGCGTGTGTTCGGTCTCATTGTGAACAAGGCCAACGAGAAAAAAGTACAAAAACTGAAGCTCTCCGGTAAACAGCTATTTCAGTCGGCTCACAAACTCAAAGAAATGTATCTCCAAAAACATGGGGAAAACGGCTATGAACTGAATGATGAGCGAAAAGTGATGAACATGGTGTTCAACAGAATAAAATCCAAAGCCGAAGAAATAGATGGTTCACTCACCGGCTTCATCGGAGCAGAAGGGGCCAAAACATTTAAAACCCTGGAAAACATAGCCAAACGGCTGAAAAAGGCCGAAGAGCAAAATAACGAAACGGCTATGTCTCAGATAGACAACATCAAGGAGAAGCTCTTTCCCGGCAACGGACTACAGGAGCGCCATGATAATTTTCTTAATTTTTACCTGAACAATCCCGGATTCATTCCCGAACTGCTGGAGAAGTTTGATGCGTTCTCCTACCGCTTCCATATACTCCACGATGTATAA